The segment AGGCTTGATCATGGCACaataaaaattaaattgaagatatatattttattatcacTTCTGTTACTAGGCTAtttaaataataacaataataatagtaataataataacaataataataatagcaataataataataataataataataataattcttagAAAATAAACCCAAAATATGCTTAATTTAGGCCTACTACTAACCTATCAAATTCATGCCAAAAGCTAAATTCTGTTTTGGACAGTGGACAGTTGTAGCAAGAAGTTGTTTATTACAACATACATAGTTTATTTCAAAACATAATACAAGCTTTatactgaaaataaataattgctTGAGCTGTCATCGAAATTTGGAATAAAAGCGCCGAAACAGTCAAATCTTactgaaaatattgtttttacattGCTAATTAAGTGCATGAATAACTAAGAGcatttgtttaaattaatgACTTCAAAAGGGTAATATACAAAACTGTACAATATTCGAAAAAATACTTAAGAAATAAACCAATAACAGGAGTATTTAAGATTATAAAATTTTTGATACTGAACGTACAATAAAATTATAGGCAGGTGTATAGCGTCGTCATCCCCTCTATATTCACGGCTCTGTTTCAGAGTCCACACAGTTTATATGGTCGAAGATGATtgaaatcaaataaatgaatttaTAAATAGGCGAAACTGTAACTGTGTGTTGCTTCATAAGCTACAGGACATAGGGGGAGGAATTTGATAAAAATCCTCCAAGTGCTATATTGTTGGATAGCAATACCTCTAAAACTGGAATGAGGGCCTATTTATATGCAAAAATAATTACAGATTTGCTACAGATACATGTTACAAAATAATGGATGTAAATACGCTGAAAACGAAAGCATTGCAAGCCCGAGGGATGCATGAGGTGGACTGTAAAATggcctctgtgttgttgtccAAACACTGGCGCATCAAATCAATTAAAAAGTGATAGAGCCTCTATTATTATTTGTGTCTCACTCACTGATCATACAACGGAAGCATAAGAGAATTGTTTGAAAGCTATATTGACAAATAACTTGACTGTGAAAAGCCAAAACACTGgcgaaacaaaacaaaacatcagtcCCAATTGTATTcctatcattattattgagCTGATGCAAAATGGTGACATAAACCAAAGGCGCTGGCAGGTTATTAGGcacattttgtatttatatCCTTGATGTAGAAAATAATTTGGAAGTTGACGGGCTCCAAAAGTGATTTGAAATGTGACGTTTGATATGCCGCTAGAATAATGCCCTCATGACAAATATAAAATGACGAAGGCTGAACAGGTAtctctgttattgttattgtcgTGTTTCAGTGCTGGAGTCATCAGGAGTCTGTACGGGACAGGCACGGGGGGAAGTTGCCACCGCGCGCCCCTGCGCTCTAGAGTCTCGCCGGGGATTCCTCCCGGTGCCTCGGTCAGAGATCATGGCACGAGGAGGCGTCTCCTGCGCTCCCGCTGTGAGAGTACGGTCCCTCGTGTGGCGGCGGCTCTCCCGGCGGTGTCATGCGCTTCTCCTTCTGCCTCCGGTTACAGAACCAGACGCGCAccacctccttctccagctGGAGCGAGTCCGCCAGCGAGGTGATCTCCTGCGCGGAGGGTTTGGGACACTTGAGGAAGTGCGTTTCCAGAACCCCCTTCACGCTGACCTCGATGGAcgtcctcttctttctcttcctcccctgaGCTGCTATCTTGTCTATACTGCTAGGGCTGCCTGTTGACGAGTCTGCCTCCTCCAGCCACTTGTTCAGCAGCGGCTTTAGTTTGCACATGTTTTTAAAGCTCAGCTGCAGCGCTTCGAACCTGCAGATGGTGGTTTGGGAAAAGACATTACCGTACAACGTGCCCAGCGCCAAACCCACGTCCGCCTGCGTAAAGCCCAGCTTGATTCTCCGCTGTTTGAACTGCTTGGCAAAGTGCTCCAGCTCGTCCGAAGTCGGCGTCTCCTCGTCGGAGTGGTCGTGGCAGTGGTGACCACCGAGGTCGCTGTGCTCGGGGCTGAGTGTGTCCCTGAGGCCGGGGTGCATGCCTTGGCCCTGGGGGTTGGGTGGAGGTGTGAGCCCGCCGTGGTCCAGCATGCCGTTGACAGTGAAGCCCGTCTGGGAGTAGATGTTGATCTGCTGCCCGCTGGTGATGGAGGAGTTATGGGACACCGGAGTTCCCCAGGCTCCCGGGTGGTTGGCATGGTTGTTGTGATGGGGCGAGTGATGCGCTACGTGCGGGGAGCGGTGATGGATGATACCGAGCTGAAGGTCCTCTCGGCCCGGTTTGACGTCCTGCTGCTCCATGGAGGCCGACCAGGGGCTGCCCTCCGACAGGCTGCTCGCCCACTGGTGCCCGAGGGGGTGGCCGTTGCTCTGGACGCTCTGCAGGTAGTCACTCTGGAGGAGTTTCTGGTGGCCTCTGAAGGGGCTAGCAGGCTGCATGGCCTGGCTGTCCGGGTGGATCATGGGACTGGAGCTGAGCAGGGTGTAGGGGCTGGAGGCAGCTGTGGCCATGCTGGCTGCTGAACCCCACTAGTGCTACTGAAGGGAGGGAGCAGCTCAGCCTCtgacatctccctctctctggagcCTCGGCAGCAGCCAGTCAATGACTGACAGACTCCACGaccactcacagacagactgtaaCGCAATAGCTGTGCGCCTCAACCAATGACGGCGCAGGTACCCGAACCTCCGCCTCTGGAAGCGGAGTCTCCGGACAGGAAAGGGTTACAGCCTGTCGAACCGGAAGTGAGTCGGGAGTGCTGGTCCAGTGGGTCTGGCTGTGGAACGATGTGCGCGTGGAGCGCAGTTCCTGTTTATTAATTAAAGTTTCCAACTTATTTACGCACGAGCTTATTACTGCTCCTGTCACCCTTGAGCGCGCGCGCAGGAGGAGATTAAAGCGCAATGGCATTTCTCAGACGTGCCAGCACTTAATTTAGAGGGATACAATCAAACCAAGACCAATTCTCACTGCTAATTATTAACTTTTAGGGTTTATTTCCTAAGGTGTTTATAGGATCAGAGGGATGAAACGTCTCAAGATAGAGACCCAGGAGTGTTTTACGCACAGGCCATTCAATATCCATAGTGTGTCTTAGCCATGATAAAACAGCAGATGGCTTGGTAAG is part of the Centroberyx gerrardi isolate f3 chromosome 16, fCenGer3.hap1.cur.20231027, whole genome shotgun sequence genome and harbors:
- the LOC139930682 gene encoding POU domain, class 3, transcription factor 4-like → MATAASSPYTLLSSSPMIHPDSQAMQPASPFRGHQKLLQSDYLQSVQSNGHPLGHQWASSLSEGSPWSASMEQQDVKPGREDLQLGIIHHRSPHVAHHSPHHNNHANHPGAWGTPVSHNSSITSGQQINIYSQTGFTVNGMLDHGGLTPPPNPQGQGMHPGLRDTLSPEHSDLGGHHCHDHSDEETPTSDELEHFAKQFKQRRIKLGFTQADVGLALGTLYGNVFSQTTICRFEALQLSFKNMCKLKPLLNKWLEEADSSTGSPSSIDKIAAQGRKRKKRTSIEVSVKGVLETHFLKCPKPSAQEITSLADSLQLEKEVVRVWFCNRRQKEKRMTPPGEPPPHEGPYSHSGSAGDASSCHDL